One window of the Streptomyces sp. NBC_00259 genome contains the following:
- a CDS encoding MFS transporter — MGAGLSGYADILKAPHAARLLTGTLVGRLPNGIAHIAIVFFVRAEGGSYTLAGALAAVYGLATAAGQPLLGRLVDLHGQPRVQLPAAVVSALGMTVFALTGIASLPAAYAAVAVAGFFTPPLEGGLRALWPGVLGHREDRVHRAYAMDAIAQEVMFTVGPLLVTLLVWLLSPAAALLVINVLGVLGALSVVVSEPSRTWRSAPREAHWLGALRSPGLLALLGSFFFVGLALGSITVAAYAYADDHGRASVYGWFMAALGLGALVGGVVYGARTWAGAPERRLRVITGLLALGYLPLVLTPGVPAMTVLGVVSGVFLAPAIACAFIVVDRHAPRGTVTEAFSWLVTTFGVGAAVGTAAAGPAVELGGTTAGFAVAGFGGIAALLVLLATGRVLAAPGRTEHIASMDENDRSGAVEPGFSSGHRA; from the coding sequence ATGGGAGCCGGACTCTCCGGGTACGCGGACATCCTCAAGGCCCCCCATGCGGCGCGCCTGCTCACGGGCACGCTCGTGGGCCGCCTGCCGAACGGCATCGCCCATATCGCGATCGTCTTCTTCGTCCGCGCCGAAGGCGGCAGCTACACGCTCGCCGGCGCCCTCGCGGCCGTCTACGGACTCGCCACCGCCGCCGGACAGCCGCTCCTCGGCCGTCTGGTCGACCTGCACGGGCAGCCCCGCGTCCAGCTGCCCGCCGCCGTCGTCTCCGCGCTCGGCATGACGGTCTTCGCCCTCACCGGCATCGCCTCGCTCCCCGCGGCGTACGCGGCCGTCGCCGTCGCCGGATTCTTCACCCCGCCCCTCGAAGGGGGACTGCGCGCCCTGTGGCCCGGCGTCCTCGGCCACCGCGAGGACCGGGTCCACCGCGCCTACGCCATGGACGCGATCGCCCAGGAAGTCATGTTCACCGTCGGTCCGTTGCTGGTGACGCTCCTCGTCTGGCTGCTGTCACCCGCCGCGGCGCTCCTCGTCATCAACGTCCTGGGCGTCCTCGGCGCGCTCTCCGTGGTGGTCTCCGAACCCTCCCGGACCTGGCGTTCCGCGCCCCGCGAGGCCCACTGGCTGGGCGCCCTGCGCTCGCCCGGTCTGCTCGCCCTGCTCGGCTCGTTCTTCTTCGTCGGACTCGCCCTCGGCTCCATCACCGTCGCCGCCTACGCGTACGCCGACGACCACGGCCGGGCATCCGTGTACGGATGGTTCATGGCCGCCCTCGGCCTCGGCGCGCTCGTCGGCGGCGTCGTCTACGGCGCCCGCACCTGGGCGGGCGCCCCCGAGCGGCGACTGCGCGTCATCACCGGCCTGCTGGCGCTCGGCTATCTGCCGCTCGTGCTCACCCCCGGTGTTCCCGCGATGACCGTGCTCGGTGTCGTCTCCGGTGTGTTCCTGGCACCCGCGATCGCCTGCGCGTTCATCGTCGTCGACCGGCACGCCCCCAGGGGCACCGTCACCGAGGCGTTCTCCTGGCTCGTGACCACCTTCGGGGTGGGTGCCGCGGTCGGCACGGCCGCCGCCGGCCCGGCGGTGGAACTGGGCGGGACCACCGCGGGCTTCGCCGTCGCCGGCTTCGGCGGCATCGCCGCACTGCTCGTCCTGCTGGCCACCGGCAGGGTCCTCGCAGCTCCCGGCCGCACCGAACACATCGCGTCGATGGATGAAAATGATCGAAGCGGTGCTGTCGAACCCGGTTTCAGCTCAGGCCATCGGGCGTAA
- a CDS encoding LacI family DNA-binding transcriptional regulator produces MQTREPVGGARPTSRDVARSAGVSQATVSLVLGGKWRGRVSERTAGLVREAARELGYRPNLAARNLRLGRTRTALLVVPALTNEFFARVYAGAAAVAAEHGFGVVVYPSPEGIGPARDPFASARAALDGVIASSMAAGALDAIRGADLPLVMLDSDPADPASAAQVNLDIADGMRQVTDHLLRLGHRRFVHLASAVPSWTFEVRARALAAALGAAPDAELRTVPAPLDVSGAREATERALTGAAPRPTALICDDDVLAAGACKAVRRLGLRVPEDVSVTGFDDLALATALEPELTTVRLPAERVGEEGMSALLAVLRGESPAPGALPVTLIPRASTAPPGL; encoded by the coding sequence GTGCAGACCCGGGAGCCCGTCGGCGGCGCGCGGCCGACCAGCAGGGACGTGGCGCGGTCGGCCGGGGTGTCACAGGCCACGGTGTCGCTGGTGCTGGGCGGCAAGTGGCGGGGCCGGGTCTCCGAGCGCACCGCCGGTCTGGTGCGCGAGGCTGCCCGCGAACTCGGCTACCGGCCGAATCTCGCCGCCCGCAATCTCCGGCTCGGCCGGACCCGGACCGCGCTCCTCGTGGTGCCGGCGCTGACCAACGAGTTCTTCGCCCGCGTGTACGCGGGTGCGGCCGCGGTCGCCGCCGAGCACGGCTTCGGCGTCGTCGTGTACCCCTCCCCCGAAGGCATCGGTCCCGCGCGGGACCCCTTCGCGTCCGCGCGGGCGGCGCTGGACGGGGTGATCGCCTCCTCCATGGCGGCCGGGGCGCTGGACGCCATCCGCGGGGCGGATCTGCCGCTGGTGATGCTCGACAGCGACCCGGCGGATCCTGCCTCGGCGGCGCAGGTCAACCTCGACATCGCCGACGGTATGCGGCAGGTGACGGACCATCTGCTCCGCCTCGGCCACCGGCGCTTCGTGCATCTCGCCTCGGCAGTGCCCTCGTGGACCTTCGAGGTACGGGCCCGGGCACTGGCGGCGGCGCTGGGCGCGGCCCCGGACGCGGAGCTGCGCACGGTGCCTGCGCCGCTCGACGTGAGCGGTGCCCGGGAGGCCACCGAGCGGGCACTCACCGGGGCGGCACCCCGGCCCACCGCGCTGATCTGCGACGACGACGTCCTCGCGGCGGGGGCCTGCAAGGCCGTCCGCCGTCTCGGGCTGCGGGTTCCTGAGGATGTCTCGGTGACGGGCTTCGACGATCTGGCACTGGCGACGGCGCTGGAGCCCGAGCTCACGACGGTGCGGCTGCCGGCCGAGCGGGTGGGCGAGGAGGGCATGTCCGCGCTGCTCGCCGTACTGCGCGGCGAGTCCCCGGCACCGGGGGCACTCCCGGTGACGCTGATCCCCCGCGCCTCCACGGCCCCACCGGGCCTCTGA
- a CDS encoding FKBP-type peptidyl-prolyl cis-trans isomerase, which yields MRRLAGLLVVPLLLLSTAACGDDKGSDSASTSNGLPAITAGQKFGEKPTLAKGEGKPPKDLKVEVISEGKGQTLKKGDQAQVNYLGQLWDGDKPFDNSFDRGEPFPVTIGGGGVIEGWQKALDGQKVGSRLEVSIPPALGYGATGQGDIPPNATLVFVMDIVKGTTLPTTAKGTDVAQDNLDLPKIGTNTDGKAPSITVPQKPAPTKLVSNYVIEGSGPAVKAGDTVAVQYKGVLWKDGKEFDSSYSKGAPVTFPLASVIPGWSKGLEGKKVGSRVLLVVPPDMAYGDQARGPIPAKSTLVFSVDILAVL from the coding sequence GTGCGCCGACTTGCCGGCCTACTCGTCGTGCCCCTGCTGCTGCTCTCCACAGCGGCATGCGGTGACGACAAGGGCTCCGACTCCGCCTCGACGTCGAACGGACTGCCCGCCATCACAGCGGGTCAGAAGTTCGGCGAGAAGCCCACTCTCGCCAAGGGCGAGGGCAAACCGCCCAAGGACCTGAAGGTCGAGGTCATCAGCGAGGGCAAGGGGCAGACCCTGAAGAAGGGCGACCAGGCCCAGGTCAACTACCTCGGCCAGCTGTGGGACGGTGACAAGCCGTTCGACAACAGCTTCGACCGCGGTGAGCCGTTCCCGGTGACGATCGGCGGCGGCGGAGTCATCGAGGGCTGGCAGAAGGCCCTCGACGGCCAGAAGGTCGGCAGCCGGCTGGAGGTGTCCATCCCGCCCGCGCTCGGTTACGGCGCCACGGGCCAGGGCGACATCCCGCCCAACGCCACGCTGGTGTTCGTCATGGACATCGTGAAGGGGACCACCCTCCCCACCACCGCCAAGGGCACCGACGTCGCCCAGGACAACCTCGACCTGCCCAAGATCGGTACGAACACCGACGGCAAGGCCCCGTCGATCACCGTGCCCCAGAAGCCGGCGCCCACCAAGCTCGTCTCGAACTACGTGATCGAGGGCAGCGGCCCGGCGGTGAAGGCGGGCGACACCGTCGCCGTGCAGTACAAGGGCGTCCTGTGGAAGGACGGCAAGGAGTTCGACAGCAGCTACTCCAAGGGCGCTCCGGTCACCTTCCCGCTCGCCAGCGTCATCCCGGGCTGGTCGAAGGGCCTGGAGGGCAAGAAGGTCGGCAGCCGCGTCCTCCTCGTCGTGCCGCCGGACATGGCTTACGGCGACCAGGCCCGGGGCCCGATCCCGGCCAAGTCCACGCTGGTCTTCTCCGTCGACATCCTGGCGGTTCTGTAA
- a CDS encoding helix-turn-helix transcriptional regulator yields the protein MAIAKAERLMNLALCLLGTRRPLSKRELRGSIEAYLEAGSDDAFNRMFERDKDDLRELGLVIATVENLDGETGYLARRDSNRLPPITLDAEEAAALGLAARVWQQARLAGAASGALQKLRAAGMPEAEDAYEAQHSALETRIPVHEAAFEPLMLACRDRRPVTFDYRKSNAVRPETRQVEPWTLECWRGHWYLAGWDRDRGAERVFRLSRITGKVRSRAASFTATVPDVVTVRETVESWAGETATRTARIRLRTGAGYPLRARATSVRELSDGWDELEIPYGHGLDAWLVEFGPDVVVLEPADLRADVVDRLRAVAKG from the coding sequence ATGGCCATTGCCAAGGCCGAGCGGCTGATGAATCTGGCGCTGTGTCTGCTCGGGACGCGTCGGCCGCTCAGCAAGCGGGAACTGCGCGGGTCCATAGAGGCCTACCTCGAAGCCGGTTCCGACGACGCCTTCAACCGCATGTTCGAACGCGACAAGGACGACCTCCGCGAACTCGGACTGGTCATCGCCACCGTGGAGAACCTCGACGGCGAGACCGGCTATCTCGCCCGCAGGGACTCCAACCGGCTGCCGCCCATCACCCTCGACGCCGAGGAGGCCGCGGCGCTCGGCCTGGCCGCCAGGGTCTGGCAGCAGGCCCGGCTCGCCGGAGCGGCCAGCGGAGCCCTCCAGAAGCTGCGCGCGGCCGGCATGCCCGAGGCCGAGGACGCGTACGAGGCCCAGCACAGCGCCCTCGAAACGCGCATCCCCGTCCACGAGGCCGCCTTCGAGCCGCTGATGCTGGCCTGCCGCGACCGCCGGCCCGTCACCTTCGACTACCGCAAGTCCAACGCCGTACGGCCCGAGACCCGCCAGGTCGAGCCCTGGACGCTGGAGTGCTGGCGCGGCCACTGGTACCTCGCGGGCTGGGACCGCGACCGGGGCGCCGAGCGCGTCTTCCGGCTCTCCCGGATCACCGGCAAGGTCCGCTCGCGCGCCGCCTCCTTCACGGCGACCGTGCCCGACGTGGTCACCGTGCGGGAGACCGTCGAGAGCTGGGCCGGGGAGACCGCCACCCGCACCGCGCGGATCAGGCTGCGCACCGGGGCCGGCTACCCGCTGCGCGCGCGTGCCACCTCCGTACGGGAACTCTCGGACGGCTGGGACGAGTTGGAGATTCCGTACGGACACGGACTCGACGCCTGGCTCGTGGAGTTCGGTCCGGACGTCGTCGTACTGGAGCCCGCCGATCTGCGGGCCGATGTCGTGGACCGGCTGCGTGCCGTGGCCAAGGGCTGA
- a CDS encoding helix-turn-helix transcriptional regulator, with translation MAANAIDQTRRMLSLVTYLRERPGARVGDVARAFGITEDELISDLDVLPMCGTSFRGGDLLDIDTDGDRIWWHNPDDVAEPLRLAADEATALLVAARAVATLPGLRESDREALLRATAKLEAAAGEAAGASSRLSVTFESEGGVFADVDRAISERRRLWLRYYSPARDELTEREVDPIRLFAVGHTYMEAWCYLSEARRTFRLDRVAEIRLLDEPSAPPEMELRDLSEGLVQPSAEDPEVVVEVGPGGRWVAEYYPHDSAEEQPDGGLRITLRTPEPASLRRLALRLGRDGRIVAPQDLADSARRAAREALAAYDGQD, from the coding sequence ATGGCCGCGAACGCCATCGACCAGACCCGGCGGATGCTCTCGCTGGTGACCTATCTGCGCGAGCGCCCCGGAGCACGCGTCGGGGACGTCGCCCGGGCCTTCGGGATCACCGAGGACGAACTGATCTCCGACCTCGACGTGCTGCCCATGTGCGGGACCAGCTTCCGTGGCGGCGATCTGCTCGACATCGACACGGACGGCGACCGGATCTGGTGGCACAACCCGGACGACGTCGCGGAGCCGCTCCGGCTGGCCGCCGACGAGGCGACCGCGCTGCTGGTCGCGGCGCGCGCCGTCGCCACGCTGCCCGGACTGCGCGAGAGCGACCGCGAGGCACTGCTGCGGGCCACCGCCAAGCTGGAGGCCGCGGCCGGCGAGGCGGCGGGCGCCAGCTCCCGGCTGTCGGTGACCTTCGAGTCCGAGGGCGGCGTCTTCGCCGACGTCGACCGCGCGATCTCCGAGCGTCGCAGGCTGTGGCTGCGCTACTACTCCCCGGCGCGCGACGAACTCACCGAGCGCGAGGTCGACCCGATCCGGCTGTTCGCCGTCGGCCACACGTACATGGAGGCCTGGTGCTACCTCTCCGAGGCGCGCCGCACCTTCCGGCTCGACCGGGTGGCCGAGATCCGGCTGCTCGACGAGCCGTCCGCGCCGCCCGAGATGGAGCTGCGCGACCTGTCCGAAGGGCTGGTGCAGCCGTCGGCCGAGGACCCGGAGGTCGTCGTCGAGGTCGGGCCCGGAGGCCGCTGGGTCGCCGAGTACTACCCGCACGACAGCGCGGAGGAGCAGCCCGACGGCGGTCTTCGGATCACCCTGCGCACCCCCGAGCCCGCGTCGCTGCGGCGGCTCGCGCTGCGCCTGGGACGCGACGGCCGGATCGTCGCCCCGCAGGACCTGGCGGACAGTGCCCGGCGGGCGGCGCGTGAGGCGCTCGCCGCGTACGACGGCCAGGACTGA
- the dop gene encoding depupylase/deamidase Dop translates to MTVRRVMGIETEYGISVPGHPNANAMLTSSQIVNAYAAAMHRARRARWDFEEENPLRDARGFDLAREAADSSQLTDEDIGLANVILTNGARLYVDHAHPEYSAPEVTNPRDAVLWDKAGERIMAEAAERAAQLPGAQPIHLYKNNTDNKGASYGTHENYLMKRETPFSDIVRHLTPFFVSRQVVTGAGRVGIGQDGHEHGFQISQRADYFEVEVGLETTLKRPIINTRDEPHADAEKYRRLHVIIGDANLSEISTYLKLGTTSLVLSMIEDGFINVDLAVDQPVRTLHQVSHDPSLQRLVTLRSGRTLTAVQLQMEYFELARKYVEERFGVDADEQTSDILVRWEDTLNRLENDPMSLSGELDWIAKKEILEGYRRRDSLDWDAARLHLVDLQYADVRPEKGLYNRLAARGKMKRLLDEADVERAESKPPEDTRAYFRGRCLEQYADDVAAASWDSVIFDLPGRDSLQRVPTLEPLRGTRNHVKELLDRCRTAEELVRVLSGG, encoded by the coding sequence ATGACCGTACGGCGAGTAATGGGTATCGAGACGGAGTACGGCATCTCCGTCCCCGGCCACCCGAACGCCAATGCCATGCTCACCTCGTCCCAGATCGTCAACGCCTACGCGGCGGCGATGCACCGGGCGCGACGCGCCCGCTGGGACTTCGAGGAGGAGAATCCGCTGCGGGACGCCCGCGGCTTCGACCTCGCCCGCGAGGCCGCCGACTCCAGCCAGCTCACCGACGAGGACATCGGCCTGGCCAATGTGATCCTCACCAACGGGGCCCGGCTCTACGTGGACCACGCCCACCCCGAGTACAGCGCCCCCGAGGTCACCAATCCGCGCGACGCCGTGCTCTGGGACAAGGCCGGCGAGCGGATCATGGCGGAGGCCGCCGAGCGGGCCGCTCAGCTCCCCGGCGCCCAGCCCATCCACCTGTACAAGAACAACACCGACAACAAGGGCGCGTCCTACGGCACGCACGAGAACTACCTGATGAAGCGGGAGACGCCCTTCTCGGACATCGTGCGGCACCTCACGCCGTTCTTCGTGTCCCGCCAGGTCGTCACCGGCGCCGGCCGGGTCGGGATCGGCCAGGACGGCCACGAGCACGGCTTCCAGATCAGCCAGCGGGCGGACTACTTCGAGGTCGAGGTCGGGCTGGAGACCACGCTGAAGCGGCCCATCATCAACACCAGGGACGAGCCGCACGCCGACGCGGAGAAGTACCGCAGGCTCCATGTGATCATCGGCGACGCGAATCTGTCGGAGATCTCGACGTACCTCAAGCTCGGCACGACCTCGCTGGTCCTGTCCATGATCGAGGACGGCTTCATCAACGTCGATCTCGCGGTCGACCAGCCCGTCCGCACGCTCCACCAGGTGTCCCACGACCCGAGCCTGCAGCGTCTGGTCACGCTGCGCAGCGGCCGGACACTCACCGCGGTCCAGTTGCAGATGGAGTACTTCGAGCTGGCCCGGAAGTACGTCGAGGAGCGCTTCGGCGTGGACGCCGACGAGCAGACCAGCGACATCCTGGTGCGCTGGGAGGACACCCTCAACCGGCTCGAGAACGATCCGATGAGCCTGTCCGGCGAGCTGGACTGGATCGCGAAGAAGGAGATCCTGGAGGGCTACCGGCGACGCGACAGCCTGGACTGGGACGCGGCACGGCTGCACCTCGTGGACCTGCAGTACGCCGACGTACGCCCCGAGAAGGGCCTGTACAACCGTCTGGCGGCCCGCGGGAAGATGAAGCGCCTCCTGGACGAGGCGGACGTCGAGCGCGCCGAGAGCAAGCCTCCTGAGGACACCAGGGCGTATTTCCGCGGTCGCTGTCTGGAGCAGTACGCGGACGACGTGGCCGCGGCCTCCTGGGACTCGGTGATCTTCGATCTCCCCGGCCGTGACTCTCTGCAGCGGGTGCCCACGCTGGAACCGTTGCGGGGTACACGTAACCATGTGAAGGAGCTCCTGGACCGGTGCCGGACCGCGGAGGAGCTGGTCCGCGTCCTCTCCGGCGGCTGA
- a CDS encoding FKBP-type peptidyl-prolyl cis-trans isomerase: MSIEKPEIDFPGGEPPADLEIKDIWEGDGPQAKAGDTVSVHYVGVAFSTGEEFDASWNRGTPLQFQLGIGQVIKGWDQGVQGMKVGGRRQLIIPAHLAYGDRGAGGGLIAPGEALIFVCDLVAI, encoded by the coding sequence GTGAGCATCGAGAAGCCCGAGATCGACTTCCCGGGCGGCGAGCCGCCGGCCGACCTGGAGATCAAGGACATCTGGGAGGGCGACGGCCCTCAGGCCAAGGCGGGCGACACGGTCTCCGTCCACTACGTGGGCGTGGCCTTCTCCACCGGCGAGGAATTCGACGCGTCCTGGAACCGCGGCACCCCGCTGCAGTTCCAGCTCGGCATCGGCCAGGTCATCAAGGGCTGGGACCAGGGTGTGCAGGGCATGAAGGTCGGCGGCCGCCGCCAGCTGATCATTCCCGCGCACCTCGCGTATGGCGACCGCGGCGCCGGTGGCGGCCTCATCGCCCCGGGCGAGGCGCTGATCTTCGTCTGCGACCTGGTCGCGATCTGA
- the pafA gene encoding Pup--protein ligase, whose translation MDRRIFGLENEYGVTCTFRGQRRLSPDEVARYLFRRVVSWGRSSNVFLRNGARLYLDVGSHPEYATPECDNVTELVTHDKAGERILEGLLVDAERRLHEEGIAGDVYLFKNNTDSAGNSYGCHENYLVARHGEFSRLADILIPFLVTRQLLCGAGKVLQTPRGAVYCVSQRAEHIWEGVSSATTRSRPIINTRDEPHADAERYRRLHVIVGDSNMSETTMLLKVGATDLVLRMIEAGTVMRDLTLENPIRAIREVSHDITGQRKVRLASGREASALEVQREYYEKAVDFVDRRGIRTGTVAQVLELWGRTLEAIEEEDLDRIGTEIDWVMKYKLIERYRAKHNMTMSHPRVAQIDLAYHDIHRRRGLYYLLEKKGQATRICNDLKIFEGKSVPPQTTRARLRGDFIRRAQEQRRDFTVDWVHLKLNDQAQRTVLCKDPFRSVDDRVEKLIAGM comes from the coding sequence ATGGACCGCCGCATTTTCGGGCTGGAGAACGAGTACGGCGTCACGTGCACGTTCAGGGGACAGCGCCGACTGTCACCTGACGAAGTGGCGCGCTACCTCTTCCGCCGAGTTGTGTCATGGGGCCGCAGCAGCAACGTCTTCCTGCGCAACGGCGCCCGCCTCTACCTCGACGTGGGCTCACATCCGGAATATGCAACTCCCGAATGTGACAACGTGACCGAACTGGTCACCCACGACAAGGCAGGCGAGCGCATCCTCGAAGGCCTGCTCGTCGACGCCGAACGCCGCCTGCACGAGGAGGGAATCGCGGGCGACGTCTATCTCTTCAAGAACAACACCGATTCGGCGGGAAACTCCTACGGCTGCCACGAGAACTACCTCGTCGCCCGCCACGGAGAGTTCTCCCGGCTCGCGGACATCCTCATCCCGTTTCTCGTCACCCGTCAGCTCCTCTGCGGTGCGGGAAAGGTGCTCCAGACCCCACGGGGCGCCGTCTACTGCGTCAGCCAGCGTGCCGAGCACATCTGGGAGGGCGTCAGTTCCGCCACCACCCGTTCCCGGCCCATCATCAACACCCGGGACGAACCCCACGCGGACGCCGAGCGCTACCGCCGGCTTCACGTCATCGTCGGCGATTCGAACATGTCGGAGACGACGATGCTGCTCAAGGTCGGCGCCACCGACCTCGTGCTGCGCATGATCGAGGCGGGCACGGTGATGCGTGACCTGACGCTGGAGAACCCGATCCGGGCGATCCGCGAAGTCAGCCACGACATCACCGGTCAGCGCAAGGTCCGCCTGGCCAGCGGCCGTGAGGCCTCCGCCCTGGAGGTCCAGCGCGAGTACTACGAGAAGGCCGTCGACTTCGTGGACCGCCGGGGCATCCGCACCGGCACGGTCGCCCAGGTCCTGGAACTGTGGGGCCGCACCCTCGAGGCCATCGAGGAGGAGGACCTCGACCGGATCGGCACCGAAATCGACTGGGTGATGAAGTACAAGCTCATCGAGCGGTACCGGGCCAAGCACAACATGACGATGTCGCACCCGCGGGTCGCCCAGATAGACCTCGCGTACCACGACATCCACCGCCGCCGCGGGCTCTACTACCTCCTGGAGAAGAAAGGCCAGGCCACCCGGATCTGCAACGACCTCAAGATCTTCGAGGGCAAGTCCGTGCCCCCGCAGACCACCAGGGCACGACTGCGCGGGGACTTCATCCGCCGCGCGCAGGAGCAGCGCCGGGACTTCACCGTCGACTGGGTCCACCTCAAGCTCAACGACCAGGCGCAGCGCACCGTGTTGTGCAAGGACCCCTTCCGGTCGGTCGACGACCGGGTGGAGAAGCTGATCGCCGGAATGTAG
- a CDS encoding ubiquitin-like protein Pup, whose translation MATKDTGGGQQRATRSTEEVEEQAQEAQASEDLKERQEKLSDDVDSVLDEIDDVLEENAEDFVRSFVQKGGE comes from the coding sequence ATGGCGACCAAGGACACCGGCGGCGGACAGCAGCGGGCCACGCGTTCCACCGAGGAGGTCGAGGAGCAGGCGCAGGAAGCGCAGGCTTCGGAGGACCTCAAGGAGCGCCAGGAGAAGCTGTCCGACGACGTCGACTCCGTACTCGACGAGATCGACGACGTCCTCGAGGAGAACGCAGAGGACTTCGTGCGGTCCTTCGTCCAGAAGGGCGGCGAGTAG
- the prcB gene encoding proteasome subunit beta: MEANPRSTGRLPAAFLTPGSSSFMDFLGDHSPELLPGKRVLPPVQGVIEAPHGTTIVASSFPGGVVLAGDRRATMGNMIAQRDIEKVFPADEYSAVGIAGTAGLAVEMVKLFQLELEHFEKVEGAQLSLEGKANRLSTMIRSNLGMAMQGLAVVPLFAGWDVDREKGRIFSYDVTGGRSEEHGYAATGSGSIFARGAMKKLYREDLTEEQAITLVVQALYDAADDDSATGGPDVARRIYPIVTVITDEGFRKLTEAETAETARSVLERRMEQPDGPRAALL; the protein is encoded by the coding sequence GTGGAAGCCAACCCTCGTAGCACCGGGCGTCTGCCGGCAGCCTTCCTGACGCCCGGCTCGTCGTCGTTCATGGACTTCCTGGGCGATCACTCCCCGGAGCTGCTCCCGGGGAAGCGCGTCCTGCCCCCCGTGCAGGGCGTCATCGAAGCACCCCACGGCACGACGATCGTCGCCTCGTCCTTCCCCGGCGGCGTGGTGCTCGCCGGTGACCGGCGGGCGACCATGGGCAACATGATCGCCCAGCGCGACATCGAGAAGGTCTTCCCGGCCGACGAGTACTCCGCCGTGGGCATCGCCGGCACCGCTGGCCTCGCGGTGGAGATGGTGAAGCTCTTCCAGCTGGAGCTGGAGCACTTCGAGAAGGTCGAAGGCGCCCAGCTCTCCCTCGAGGGCAAGGCCAACCGTCTCTCCACGATGATCCGGAGCAACCTCGGCATGGCCATGCAGGGCCTCGCCGTCGTCCCGCTCTTCGCCGGCTGGGACGTCGACCGCGAGAAGGGCCGGATCTTCTCGTACGACGTCACGGGCGGCCGCTCCGAGGAGCACGGCTACGCGGCGACCGGCTCCGGCTCGATCTTCGCCCGCGGGGCGATGAAGAAGCTCTACCGCGAGGACCTCACCGAGGAGCAGGCCATCACCCTGGTCGTCCAGGCGCTCTACGACGCGGCCGACGACGACTCCGCGACGGGCGGCCCGGACGTGGCCCGCCGCATCTATCCGATCGTCACGGTCATCACCGACGAGGGCTTCCGCAAGCTGACCGAGGCCGAGACCGCCGAGACCGCCCGCTCGGTGCTGGAGCGCCGGATGGAGCAGCCCGACGGCCCGCGTGCCGCGCTGCTCTGA
- the prcA gene encoding proteasome subunit alpha, with protein sequence MSTPFYVSPQQAMADRAEYARKGIARGRSLVVLQYADGIVFVGENPSRALHKFSEIYDRIGFAAAGKYNEYENLRIGGVRYADLRGYTYDRDDVTARGLANVYAQTLGTIFSSAGEKPYEVELVVAEVGTSPEGDQIYRLPHDGSIVDEHGSVAVGGNAEQISTFLDQRHRDGMSLAEALKLAVQALSRDTNGSEREIPAERLEVAILDRTRPQQRKFKRIVGRQLSRLLQADDAASTPTEVPSDAEEPEDES encoded by the coding sequence GTGTCGACGCCGTTCTATGTCTCACCCCAGCAGGCCATGGCCGACCGGGCGGAGTACGCCCGCAAGGGCATCGCCCGTGGCCGCAGCCTGGTAGTGCTGCAGTACGCCGACGGCATCGTCTTCGTCGGTGAGAACCCGTCCCGTGCGCTGCACAAGTTCAGCGAGATCTACGACCGGATCGGCTTCGCCGCGGCCGGCAAGTACAACGAGTACGAGAACCTGCGGATCGGCGGCGTCCGCTACGCCGACCTGCGTGGTTACACCTACGACCGGGACGATGTGACGGCCCGCGGCCTCGCGAACGTCTATGCGCAGACCCTGGGCACGATCTTCTCCAGCGCCGGCGAGAAGCCGTACGAGGTGGAGCTGGTCGTCGCCGAGGTCGGCACGTCCCCCGAGGGCGACCAGATCTACCGGCTGCCCCACGACGGCTCGATCGTGGACGAGCACGGCTCGGTCGCGGTCGGTGGCAACGCCGAGCAGATCAGCACCTTCCTCGACCAGCGGCACCGCGACGGGATGTCGCTCGCCGAGGCGCTGAAGCTCGCGGTACAGGCGCTGTCCCGCGACACCAACGGCAGCGAGCGGGAGATCCCCGCGGAGCGGCTGGAGGTCGCGATCCTGGACCGTACGCGACCGCAGCAGCGGAAGTTCAAGCGGATCGTGGGACGCCAGCTCTCCCGCCTCCTCCAGGCCGACGACGCGGCCTCGACCCCGACGGAGGTCCCCTCCGACGCGGAGGAGCCCGAGGACGAGTCCTAG